One part of the Candidatus Poribacteria bacterium genome encodes these proteins:
- a CDS encoding 2'-5' RNA ligase family protein, which produces MPFVAELYFDPSTEERIRGVWKTLDEAGISDSMPKGGYRPHVSLGVCDHLETNSLAQELTTFTAKVTPFRLLFPNIGIFSTSEGVVYLGATVTAELLNVHTAFHEIFKKHAKEQREYYTVGQWVPHCTLAFGLSEDQIAEAVIVCRQMDLPVSTEVKGIGVVEVSSTGCRTLSSFSLKTSDSSELNDELRSEYDETLLKNGVRGKYAKQ; this is translated from the coding sequence ATGCCGTTTGTTGCTGAACTATATTTTGACCCCTCAACCGAAGAGCGCATTCGCGGGGTATGGAAAACCCTTGATGAAGCGGGGATTAGTGATTCTATGCCGAAAGGTGGCTATCGTCCGCATGTATCGCTTGGGGTTTGCGATCATCTTGAAACAAATTCACTTGCACAGGAGCTTACGACCTTTACGGCAAAAGTTACCCCGTTTCGATTGTTGTTCCCAAACATAGGCATCTTCTCTACATCGGAAGGGGTGGTTTACTTGGGGGCAACGGTCACTGCGGAATTGCTGAATGTACACACGGCATTTCATGAAATCTTCAAAAAACATGCAAAGGAACAACGGGAATATTACACTGTTGGACAGTGGGTGCCGCACTGCACACTCGCTTTCGGTTTGTCAGAAGATCAGATTGCTGAAGCCGTAATTGTTTGTCGGCAAATGGATTTACCGGTTTCCACGGAAGTCAAAGGAATTGGAGTGGTGGAGGTTTCCTCTACGGGTTGTCGAACGCTATCCTCGTTTAGTCTCAAAACGAGTGATAGCAGTGAACTGAATGACGAATTACGCTCCGAGTACGACGAAACACTGCTAAAAAACGGCGTTCGGGGGAAATACGCGAAGCAATAA
- a CDS encoding GNAT family N-acetyltransferase, producing the protein MKLWNCSENQSTTMNTGKQPRLYQLYFLFLTRGKKIQNIGPKCVRNWLEQVPTSTIRLTNPIYSTELMDYTIVEVSIDDVEAIVDVTLQSFEDAFNKPFYMERKAAVHRWKAYMRKEHHPRDAKESRIVYIAGINGKIVGFVAGHLTERLGLEGELQSIYVLPKHQGRGLGTQLVIALAKWFKKWDAKEVCVDHKDGSEGFYIKLGARFNDHGWLVWDNFFDVLAFEKVQRNHI; encoded by the coding sequence ATGAAGTTATGGAACTGTTCCGAAAATCAGAGTACCACTATGAATACAGGGAAGCAACCAAGGCTATATCAGCTGTATTTCCTGTTCTTGACAAGGGGAAAAAAGATCCAGAACATTGGTCCGAAATGCGTGAGAAATTGGTTAGAACAGGTACCCACATCTACAATAAGATTAACGAATCCGATCTATAGTACAGAACTTATGGACTATACCATTGTAGAAGTCAGCATCGACGATGTAGAAGCCATTGTGGATGTGACACTCCAGAGTTTTGAGGACGCGTTCAATAAACCGTTTTACATGGAACGTAAAGCCGCCGTCCACAGATGGAAAGCGTATATGCGCAAGGAGCACCATCCGCGAGACGCAAAAGAGTCTCGAATTGTTTATATCGCAGGCATCAATGGAAAAATAGTGGGATTTGTTGCAGGACATCTGACAGAACGGCTCGGATTGGAAGGTGAACTCCAATCTATCTATGTTCTCCCGAAGCACCAGGGACGCGGACTTGGGACGCAATTAGTCATTGCACTTGCGAAATGGTTCAAAAAATGGGACGCGAAGGAGGTCTGTGTAGATCACAAGGACGGTAGCGAGGGTTTTTACATCAAACTGGGAGCGAGATTCAACGATCACGGATGGTTGGTATGGGACAATTTTTTTGATGTCCTTGCGTTTGAGAAAGTACAACGAAATCACATCTGA